The sequence AGCAAGGCAAATGGGTTCATGCCCATGTAATAAAATCTGGTGGACAGCCCATTGCTTATATAGGAAACACTCTCATTGACATGTATGCTAAATCAGGCAGCATCAAGGATGCAAAGAAGGTCTTCCAGAGGTTGGTTAAACGGGATATAGTTTCATGGAACTCGATTATATCGGGATATGCGCAACATGGACTGGGAGCTGAAGCTTTACAACTATTTGAGCAGGTGTTGAAGGCCAAAGTTCAACCTAACGAAATTACTTTTCTCTCTGTTCTTACTGCTTGTAGCCATTCTGGGCTTTTGGATGAAGGGAAATATTATTTTGAACTGATGAAGAAACACGGGATAGAACCACAGGTTGCACATCATGTAACAGTTGTTGATCTTTTAGGTCGAGCGGGACGGCTTAACGAAGCCAACAAGTTCATAGAGGAAATGCCTATGGAACCTACCGCAGCTGTCTGGGGAGCCTTGCTTGGTGCTTGCAGGATGCATAAGAATATGGATTTGGGTGTTTATGCTGCTGAAAAGATTTTCGAGCTTGACCCTCATGACTCTGGTCCTCATGTACTGTTGTCTAATATTTATGCTTCTGCTGGTAGATTGCGTGATGCAGGAAATGtaaggaagatgatgaaagagAGTGGGGTAAAGAAAGAACCTGCCTGTAGTTGGGTTGAAATTGAGAATGAAGTCCACATGTTTGTGGCAAATGATGATTCACATCCAATGAGAGAAGAAATCCAGAGGATGTGGGAGAAAATAAGTGGGAAAATTAAAGAGATCGGGTATGTGCCAGACACAAGCCATGTGCTTTTCTTCATGGATCAGCAGGACAGAGAAGTAAAGCTACAATACCATAGCGAGAAGTTAGCATTAGCATTTGCAGTGTTGAAAACTCCTCCTGGGTTAACCATTAGGATTAAGAAGAACATTAGAATATGTGGTGATTGCCACTCTGCATTCAAGTTTGCTTCAAAAGTCTTGGGAAGAGAAATCATTGTAAGAGACACCAACAGGTTTCACCATTTCCTTCATGGCATGTGTTCTTGCAGGGACTATTGGTAGCTTATAAGTTGTTGAATACTAAAATCTGTCATTTTATACCCTCCGATTCGAGAAGTTAGGTTATAACTTCAAAGGTTGAGTTCAAACTTACCAAGAACCCCGCGTCTCAAAGGGTTTAAAGGAACATGGTTCTCTTATCTAACATCAAATTTTGAACTCCATTTTTTATGGTTGTCTAGGTAGTTCCCacaagaataatatataatacaAGTTCAAGTAAGAAAAAATATCAACAATTGATTGGTGAATGGTGATGTTAAATTATGGACGAAGCATCAAAACAGTATGAGGAAATTTGTATTCCCTGGTACTTAATTGTATTTGTAGCTTCCAATTGGAACCTCTTGGGTTATATTGATTATTATTTCTTTGTTATTAATTATTCATTAAGTGAATGCTGTTTGCTAGTCTCTGATTTGTTCTGGTCCTTTCTTTTGCCAGTGATCCAACTGAGATTGTTGTGTATACATGTATATGTTTGATTATCtactaaattttaatttctaccTCTAGTTTTggtcaagaaaaaaaaaaaaaacaaaacaaaacaatctAGCCCAAACATCCATCCTAGATGTTCTCCACATTTGTAACACTAACAACATGGTTTTGTATTTAAGATGCACACATTATCTCTTACGGGTGGTTTGACCCATGGATTTGAAATTAGGGGGTTTTGGTTTGTCTAAAGCTAAACCCACGTTTCAACACTTAAGTAAATCCATGGATTTATGATACATttttattcttctatttttatttttaattttgttgaaTGTCATATGATTTGGGATAATTTTCACTTTAACTTCTTATTAATGATCATTGATGACCGATGACCACAAATGTTAGCTAACTTCACGATCAACCATGATGACCGACCATGACCCGATGATTGATCATCTTAATCGTTGTCTCCGTCGACGAACTTCTACCCATcaataaatattgaaaaattaataaaaatgaatttttgaaaaacttttctttttttgagtCATTCTAGATACGCTTCTGATTGAATATTTGGTAAAATACACATTTTTTCAttattctattttcttttcttctagagtttttttatttttaattagatcatcttttttaattatcttttttcttttgtttgtttaaaattaatcttCCTTTCTTTTACTTGATTTTTTTGTTGATATATTTTCTCGAAAATGATGACATGTCTATTGTGATCTCaaatataaatcaaatattaatatcttggaaaaataatataaattgtaaatatatttcACATATACcatgatttatttttaatttaataatatttttcatttttttcattggTTAATTTAACTATAAGATTTAAAACTTATTTGGATTGACTTGAGAAAAAgtgtttttctaaaaaaaactcatttgataaaagttgtttaaaatatagtaCATGCGTATTATAAGAAAACAACTATAACTATAACTAAATGTTAACTCAACTTCATTTTTGCTTTTGTATGATCTTTTTAGTTATGTTTATTTTGAAACCTATTAGACCATTTTTAATGTTGCTTAGCTGAAACTTTCATAAACCCTATTCGATTACATGACTTATTATATTTTGTGAATAATTTGTAACATTCCTAATTAAACCCTTCATGTTAATAATGCAATtgtaatcaaaattattgttattgaaaaatttctcaattttaCATTATTGTCATGAAAATCAATAGAGCTAAGAAATTAAATTAGAGatacaaaatatgaaaaaaagaacaattaaAACTTTGATACATGATAAATTTAGGATgtacaattcaaaaaaaaaaaaaaaaaaaaaacaaattagcTAAGCTTAGTCCCAAACATAGTTAAATTCAGATTTTCAAATCCTACACTAAGTCATCCATAATTCCAAGTTATCAGAACCCATCAAATAAGTAGACGACATGCTGAATTGATCCGGTGGAGATGCGATagtttttgattttttaatttcattctcATCAAGTTAGTTGCCAATTAGGAGTGTTTTCTTAAGTGGCTTTCTTAACTTAGATTTTGCTTCtccatatttatttatttatttatttatttatgttgctatttactttttaaatgtatttttaaaaactaaatttctttttattttttaatttagttaaggATTCTTGAGAAAGATTAAAACCATGGTAAAAATGTTGTAAGAAGACAACCATGAAAGTCAAGAACAAAAGCTTCTCTTTTTTTGAAAACTAGTATCTAACCACgtgtttaataattttaaataatttgaataaaattgtttaaaataattgtttGTTGATAAATGTATAAAAATTTCCTATAATTGTTTGTTGATATGTTGATTGATGCACAAAATTAATTATTCAATAAATCATTGTTGGAAAAAAACTTGTATTTTCTTATTAGATTCATTAAAAATTCAATTCAGTTATAttgatattttctatttattctataaaagaaaagtaaaagtcGGACAAATAacgtttttatttatttatttattttttgtgtttAATACTTAACAAATATTCAtgatctttttaaataaaatataaaaaaagaatgCAAGGATcaatgtttatatattttgtaggaGAAGTTTTAAATAAGTTATGAAAACTTTTGGGTTTTGAAAACCTTTTAAATTCTattactaaatttaaaatataaaatcactaaagttattataaatttttaaaaaatgtcgtCATTACTaaccattaaatatataaaGTAACTTATTTGTCACAAAAGAAAACGTACAGtaactattttagaaaatttttatttaaatttaaaacattgaaataataaatagttTATTATTTAGAGAAATGAGATTGAATGATTAAATGAAAATGATATATTTTAATTACTACAAAACACAGAGGTACTATATGATCTAGAAGAAAGTAACATTTCCTATCgttaattaaaaatgaaaagcgataaaattgtaaaagaaaaataatgaaaaacaaacaaaaagacaTATTTAGTtctttagttttaaaaatttatcATTCTAGCATCTTCTGCCATGAATGATAAAAATGAACCGTATTAAATTTACGTgacatattatttaatatataaatggTAGAACGTTATCTTTTTCTTATCGGTATTGTAAAAACGATAATAGagaaaaacttaaaaattctacaaatttcaaatttcttaTCAAATAAGGAGGTAAATGTATAATAGcacatttcttttctattaGAATTGTATTTTTTAATCATCGATGTAtagtatttttatatttaaaaaaatttactcTGAAATGTTTTGTGTGATTATCTCGAGGAAAGAAAAGTTGggtaaaatattatttattacaaTGATTTGTTtattaacaaaatttatttttacaaGAATAACTACTCTTCAACTTATATTAGAATGAAAGGataaagtttgttttattttaattcttcAAATTATTTTGTTGATAAATAGATATTTCAAATTTGGTGAGACAAAATGTTATACCATTACGCAATGGACAGAAGTTTGTAATAAATCACTAAAATTTGTTTATTAAACCAAATAAAAGGCATAATACATTGATTAcaaaagtgaaaaaaagaaaatatagcATACACACATATTCTTTCAAATAGATCTGCTACAACATTTGGTAAGTAAAAACTGCTATCAACTTTGTCAAAGTTAAAATAGAGATATATTACATACAACGTTACATACATCTTTTACAACTTGAACGTACCACTATCCATCGTAGAAAAGCCTTGAGCATTAAAAATGACTAATGAGATAAGATAAGAATTAAGAATTAAGAAAGAATAAAGTGTTGGaatgaatttttaattttatgtatttatGAACTATTAATATATCTTTATATTAGTTATTTTAAGTAATGACATAgatgttatattttaaaaagacaGAGTAAATGTGtccaaagattttttttttttcatattctgGCACTTCTATTTATTATAGATTACGGACAAAAATTAAACTTTGTTAGTCGAACATTTAAACTCTTAaccaaaatttataatatttttgttttcaaaaattgaaaacCCAAAAGAAATCATTATCAAACAGCATGTTGGTTTCTTCAGGATGCCCATCCCTTTCGTACCACtgtattttattttgaaacgtctcatttctctctctctctctctctctctctcttttttaaaaggaaatccAATCCTTCATTaaaagaggggaaaaaaaaaaaaaaagaaaaagaaaaaaagaaagaagatattTTAGTGCAAAGCCTTCATATAACAGAAAGAAAAACATCTTTCTTgacttttaaatttaacttgGACTTTGAGATAAAGAAATCAACATGTGAGTGAGTTTATCCAATATTGAGTTTGATCATCTTGCTGGATATATAAAACGTTCACGTATAAACTACAAATCATATACATACAAGCTAATGCAAAAGGAGGATGCAGTTTTGTCACCAATAACATGCATTAATATGAATTTATCTTTACAATCAAATATGATGAAGACATAATTAACTttgttgaaaagaagaaaaaaaagcagAACACAACAAATGATTATACAAATACCTGATAACCTATTATCGgtttcattcttttttcttttccttctattTTGAGGGGGAGGGGGAGTTTTCTGGCACTCATAGATAACGAAGGAATTTAAAGAGAACATCAAAGTTGATACACTATATTGAGCAGCAAGATTTAACTGCAACAACCCCCAGATTGAGCTGTAGCACCATCTCTACCTCCTGATGGCCCTGGGATTCCACCATATCCAACTTTTATCCCATACGACTGCACATAGGATGGAACATTGCATCAATTACCTCATTCTCATCACTATTCATACATcgtttttaaaaaagaaaatctaacaATCGAAACTAGAATCTAAATTCTGTCCTTAATGACAGTGGCTAAATGCCATTGCCCAAACGCCTACAATTCAAACAGCAAGATAATTTTTTACTAACAGTGAACCCACCCACTTCAGATAGCTTAGCCAAATGTAGAACCAAAACCCCCTCCTACAAAGATAAACCTCAGAATCTCTGAAGTTCGATCCAACACAGAAAACTCAAAAAGAAAACACAAAGAAACTCAAGATACAAATAAATTGCAATACTAACATAAGTTTGTAAGTCCGCTAGTTATGGAAATATTAGGAGTATTACTAGAATATTAGTAGGTTATTAGAAGGGACAAAATAGCAATTAGCTAGTAAGTttgttagggtttttttttttgttataaatagAAGGTGTGGGTTGAGAGGAGGGGGTGAAGTATTTTGTAAGGCCTTCCCTTTGGGGAATTTGGGAAAGGATTCTCAGCCCTCTTGAAAGTGTTGGGTATATTGTAGTTCTTGATATTGCAAAATAAAACTATCTTTTAGTGCTCCTTGTGTGTTCTTGAGTATTTCCTTGTTAGGTAGGATCCTAACAAATTGGTACAGAGCCCGTTCGTTCTGAGAATATTTGCTATGGATTCGGAAGTGAGATAATAAGCTAAAAAAGATGTTAAAGATCTTGGAATTAGTGCAGCAAACATTGAACGATTACAAGCAAGGATGTGCAgacaaagagagaaagagaagaaagaatcCTAGCAGCCATCCAAACAGAAACAAAACCTTGTTTGTAAACTGTCTAGTTGAGTTCGAAAGGGTTGCTGGATGACGTTGATCTTACCTGAGAATGCTTCCTCCAAAGGCAAGGGAGAATCAGGCGGCCAAGCAGAGGGAAGGGGGAAAAGAGGATACCCCAGCAAAGACAGAATCAAGAACTCCACAAGAAGTGGAAGGTGAGAACGTTCAAAatctaaaaatggaaaaagttagTGAGACGAGTAAGGGAATGAGAAGGAAAATACCAGTGCGGAGGAAGAGTGGTAAAGAGGGGGAAACATTGAGATAGTGGTTGGAAGAAGAAACGGAAGAATAAACGGAAGAAGAAGCACCTCTCGGCAAACCTGTGTTCGGAGTTTGCATCCTGATCTACTTGTTGCCCAATATCAAGTCTAGCTTGGAATATATTTGTGAGCCATGGAGTTTGTCTAGAAGTTCTTCCACAAGGGGAATTGGAAAACGATCGGAAATAGTGATATTATTCAAGGcccggtagtcaatacaaaatCGCCATCCTCAATCTTTCTTTCTTACCAACGAGACTGGACAGAAATACGGGCTGACAGTTCGTTGAATGGTTCCTACTTGTAACATATCATCTACCGTCTTCTCGATTTCATTCTTCTGATGATGAGCATAACGATACAGTCTCACATTCACTGTGAGGCTCCCTCTATCACATTAATCTGGTGATCTATTTCACAAATTGGTGGTAATTCAGTTGGTAATACGAATAGTTTAGAAAACCCACTCAGTAAAGCATATAACTCATCAGGTTGATTGGCTGTGGTTGTTGTAAGTTGGAATTCATCCAGCTCAATATACCCTTCCAATGTCCGGCATTTTGCTAGGAACCCTTGGTCAGTCTTCCTAGGCTTTCATCATTTCCTTCAAGGTTACTTTCACTTGGGTTAGCGATGGACCACCTTGTAACACAGTCTTCTCGACTCCCTTCCCTATAGTCATCGTTAGTGCTCACCAATCTACTTCTGAGACTCCCATTGTTAGTGCTCGCCAAGACTACCTCCACATCTCCCAACTCTAGAGGAAGAAAATTCTCAAATCATCAATTCCCCTATTGTCAACACAACTCTACACATACCTTTTCCCTTGGCTGCAGATCCCTTCCCCATTATCACTCCAGGGTGCATCGTTTCTACCAAGGGGAGCTTCAGTTCCTCGACCAATTTCTGCGCAAGGAAATTGTAGGTAGCTCCACAATCGATAAGAACTATCACTACTTCATTTTCAATCATCCCTTTCATTTTTAGGGTTCCTGGTGATGAAAACCTCATCATTGAGTCCAACGATAGCTTCACAGCATTTACAACTTCCGCCTTTTGCAACTCTATAATCTCTTCCTCTCTCGATTCCATGTTATCGAATATCTCTACTTCATTACCTTTGTCGTCTACACCAAACATCCTCATGCTTCTTAATTCTCTCGCTTTACACTAGTGGCCAACAAAGAACTTTTCATCACAATGAAAACAAAGTCCATTATCTTTGCGGCTCTTAAA comes from Cucumis melo cultivar AY chromosome 12, USDA_Cmelo_AY_1.0, whole genome shotgun sequence and encodes:
- the LOC103502212 gene encoding pentatricopeptide repeat-containing protein At3g24000, mitochondrial isoform X1, which codes for MVMFPHCYFNRCIGKYGLLALSHSKLKTLRCFLFAAKYGTGLAPCAFTESNMAESQDWNPATAPFTGVLQDEDLLRTTHISSSDVSSSSTGLYVLDLINCGSLEPERTLYSKMLNKCTYLRKLKQGRAIHAHIQSSAFENDPVLLNFILNMYAKCGSLEEAQDLFDKMPTKDRVSWTVLISGYSQSRRASEALALFPKMLHLGFQPNEFTLSSLLKASGAGPSDDHGRQLHAFSLKYGYDMNVHVGSSLLDMYARWGHMREAKVIFKSLAAKNVVSWNALIAGHARKGEGEHVMRLFSQMLRQGFEPTHFTYSSVFTACASSGSLEQGKWVHAHVIKSGGQPIAYIGNTLIDMYAKSGSIKDAKKVFQRLVKRDIVSWNSIISGYAQHGLGAEALQLFEQVLKAKVQPNEITFLSVLTACSHSGLLDEGKYYFELMKKHGIEPQVAHHVTVVDLLGRAGRLNEANKFIEEMPMEPTAAVWGALLGACRMHKNMDLGVYAAEKIFELDPHDSGPHVLLSNIYASAGRLRDAGNVRKMMKESGVKKEPACSWVEIENEVHMFVANDDSHPMREEIQRMWEKISGKIKEIGYVPDTSHVLFFMDQQDREVKLQYHSEKLALAFAVLKTPPGLTIRIKKNIRICGDCHSAFKFASKVLGREIIVRDTNRFHHFLHGMCSCRDYW
- the LOC103502212 gene encoding pentatricopeptide repeat-containing protein At3g24000, mitochondrial isoform X2, whose amino-acid sequence is MYGTGLAPCAFTESNMAESQDWNPATAPFTGVLQDEDLLRTTHISSSDVSSSSTGLYVLDLINCGSLEPERTLYSKMLNKCTYLRKLKQGRAIHAHIQSSAFENDPVLLNFILNMYAKCGSLEEAQDLFDKMPTKDRVSWTVLISGYSQSRRASEALALFPKMLHLGFQPNEFTLSSLLKASGAGPSDDHGRQLHAFSLKYGYDMNVHVGSSLLDMYARWGHMREAKVIFKSLAAKNVVSWNALIAGHARKGEGEHVMRLFSQMLRQGFEPTHFTYSSVFTACASSGSLEQGKWVHAHVIKSGGQPIAYIGNTLIDMYAKSGSIKDAKKVFQRLVKRDIVSWNSIISGYAQHGLGAEALQLFEQVLKAKVQPNEITFLSVLTACSHSGLLDEGKYYFELMKKHGIEPQVAHHVTVVDLLGRAGRLNEANKFIEEMPMEPTAAVWGALLGACRMHKNMDLGVYAAEKIFELDPHDSGPHVLLSNIYASAGRLRDAGNVRKMMKESGVKKEPACSWVEIENEVHMFVANDDSHPMREEIQRMWEKISGKIKEIGYVPDTSHVLFFMDQQDREVKLQYHSEKLALAFAVLKTPPGLTIRIKKNIRICGDCHSAFKFASKVLGREIIVRDTNRFHHFLHGMCSCRDYW